A single genomic interval of Cellvibrio sp. PSBB023 harbors:
- a CDS encoding cellulose binding domain-containing protein → MYKSNQSSPDNWRNVKRSLFYFGVAATIALATQTASAACTYQVDNEWSNGFVASITVKNDTGAAVNNWSVNWQYANNRITNSWNANLSGNNPYTATNVSWNGNIAAGQSISFGFQGTKTGNSAERPQINGTLCGTAPASSSVSSTPVVSSSSSSSSIVVASSSRTSSSSSRTSSSVASNACPSQVENAFQMLAPRIPATIQAEDFDPAGYFDSTAANEGGAYRTDTGVDIKTITNGHAVGWMTAGEWLEYTVYVETEGDYDVIIRSGAVGTGRTLKISQCNTTLIESFQVPNVNNWGEFKTWSAGKVRLKPGYQKIRVTVGATDYVDLDWVHIGPYSGVIDPPTTPTNPNGAIPSDGCGKARSQQNGRHNLNVNGLNRSYILRVPDNYNNQNPYRLIIGYHWLNGDATQVANGGNGSATETPYYGLWNLAQNSTIFIAPEGIDKGWANSGGRDLAFTDAILNQIQSNFCIDKSRIFATGFSYGAGMSNAVACARANVFRGVALYAGAQLSGCDGGTLPIAYFATHGLDDNVLSISQGRSLRDRFVRNNRCTAQNPLEPSRGSGTHICTSYQGCTAGYPVRWCAFDGGHWPSQHDAGQPESWIPQEAWKFISQF, encoded by the coding sequence ATGTATAAATCAAACCAATCCTCCCCAGATAATTGGCGTAATGTAAAACGATCGTTATTCTATTTTGGGGTGGCTGCTACTATCGCCCTCGCGACACAAACAGCATCGGCTGCTTGTACTTACCAAGTCGACAATGAATGGTCCAATGGCTTCGTAGCAAGTATTACGGTAAAAAATGATACAGGCGCAGCCGTCAACAATTGGAGCGTAAATTGGCAATATGCCAACAATCGTATTACCAATAGCTGGAATGCCAATCTATCGGGTAACAATCCATACACGGCAACCAACGTATCCTGGAATGGCAACATTGCTGCCGGTCAATCTATTTCATTTGGATTCCAGGGAACAAAAACCGGCAATAGCGCTGAGCGTCCACAAATTAATGGCACCTTGTGCGGTACTGCGCCAGCAAGCTCTTCGGTAAGCAGTACGCCAGTCGTCAGCTCTTCCAGTTCAAGTTCATCTATTGTTGTTGCTTCATCATCGCGTACCAGTTCATCGTCCTCGCGTACCTCATCGAGTGTGGCGAGTAATGCCTGTCCAAGTCAGGTAGAGAATGCATTTCAAATGCTGGCGCCACGTATCCCGGCAACAATCCAGGCGGAAGATTTTGATCCTGCCGGTTACTTTGATAGCACAGCGGCCAACGAAGGCGGTGCTTATCGCACAGATACCGGCGTAGACATCAAAACCATTACTAATGGTCACGCCGTTGGCTGGATGACTGCTGGTGAATGGCTTGAATACACTGTCTACGTCGAAACGGAAGGCGATTACGATGTAATCATTCGTTCCGGTGCTGTAGGTACGGGGCGCACATTAAAAATCTCACAGTGCAACACCACGCTGATTGAATCCTTCCAGGTGCCGAACGTTAATAACTGGGGTGAATTTAAAACCTGGTCAGCGGGCAAGGTTCGCTTGAAACCCGGTTATCAAAAAATTCGCGTCACTGTCGGCGCGACAGATTATGTAGACCTGGATTGGGTACATATTGGTCCATACTCAGGTGTTATAGATCCGCCGACAACACCCACCAATCCAAATGGCGCTATACCCAGTGACGGATGTGGTAAAGCTCGCAGCCAACAAAATGGCCGCCATAATCTCAATGTGAATGGATTGAATCGTTCATATATTCTGCGCGTACCGGACAACTACAATAATCAAAATCCCTATCGTTTGATTATTGGTTACCACTGGTTAAACGGCGATGCTACACAAGTTGCCAATGGCGGTAATGGTTCTGCAACCGAAACACCTTATTACGGCCTGTGGAACCTCGCGCAAAACAGCACAATCTTTATTGCACCGGAAGGCATAGATAAAGGCTGGGCAAATAGCGGTGGCCGTGATCTTGCATTTACCGATGCTATTTTGAATCAAATCCAGTCCAACTTCTGTATCGATAAAAGCAGAATCTTTGCTACCGGCTTTAGCTACGGTGCAGGCATGTCAAATGCAGTAGCCTGTGCACGCGCCAATGTTTTCCGTGGTGTTGCACTCTATGCAGGCGCACAGCTAAGCGGTTGTGACGGCGGAACCTTACCAATCGCATATTTCGCGACCCATGGTTTGGATGACAATGTGCTGAGCATTTCCCAAGGTCGCTCTCTGCGTGATCGCTTTGTCAGAAACAACAGATGTACCGCACAAAACCCGCTTGAACCATCACGCGGAAGCGGCACGCACATATGCACCTCTTATCAGGGCTGTACAGCGGGCTACCCGGTACGTTGGTGTGCATTTGATGGCGGACACTGGCCATCGCAACACGATGCTGGTCAACCAGAAAGTTGGATTCCACAAGAAGCCTGGAAATTTATCAGTCAGTTCTAA
- a CDS encoding family 43 glycosylhydrolase produces the protein MRANNKVSARYAVSRIKIGGSFFALLFAWNVHASCQYQVTNQWNNGFTAAIKITNTGTGAINNWSVNWQYSGDNRITNSWNANLSGANPYSASNLSWNATIQPNQTVEFGFQGTKGTAAAEVPVINGAPCGGSVTSSSRAASSSSNATTTSSSRPASSVAMSSSSRISSNAASSSSAFNLVEASNPTIWADVPDPSVIRVGNTYYMSSTTMHMSPGVPIMKSTDLVNWSLINYAYSTLDNTSALNLENGQNAYGKGSWASSIRYVDGTYYVSTFSYTTNKTYIYKTRDIENGPWTVSALNGLYHDSSLFFENGRAFLAYGIDDIKIIELTADASAIKPGGLNQTIITKSSSVAGTNFIVRPEGTHLQKINGRYYISLITWPSGKSRTQLIFRSNNLTGPYEGRIALQDQGVAQGGLVDTPTGNWYAFLFRDSGAVGRIPYLVPVSWQDGWPVMGVSGKVPQKLGFVVEDKNLRGIVTADEFNQGSQGSSSLPLQWQWNHNPDNSGWSLLNRPGYLRLTTKRTAANFEVARNSLTQRTFGPQSSARIAMETAGMKDGDYAGLGALQTRYGFVGVNKTGGNKSIVMVDTTSGSPQEITRIGLNQDRVYFRIDMDFRNQTDQGRFYYSLDGNNWTVIGSTLRMTYDLKHFMGYRFALFNYATQSTGGYVDFDYYRLGQ, from the coding sequence ATGCGCGCAAATAACAAGGTAAGTGCTCGCTATGCAGTATCGCGTATAAAAATAGGTGGCAGTTTTTTTGCGCTGCTTTTTGCGTGGAATGTACACGCAAGCTGCCAATACCAAGTCACTAATCAATGGAATAATGGTTTTACTGCAGCAATAAAAATTACTAACACTGGTACTGGTGCGATTAATAATTGGTCAGTTAATTGGCAGTACTCTGGTGATAACCGTATCACCAATAGCTGGAATGCCAACTTGTCTGGCGCTAATCCATATTCCGCCAGCAATCTTTCATGGAATGCCACTATTCAACCGAATCAGACTGTAGAGTTTGGTTTTCAAGGCACCAAAGGTACTGCGGCCGCAGAAGTCCCTGTGATTAATGGCGCACCTTGTGGTGGTTCCGTCACTTCTTCGTCGCGTGCAGCGAGCAGTTCATCAAATGCGACGACTACTTCGTCGTCCCGACCTGCATCTTCAGTGGCGATGAGTAGTAGTTCAAGAATATCCAGCAATGCTGCAAGTTCATCGTCAGCATTTAATCTGGTTGAGGCGAGCAATCCAACAATTTGGGCAGATGTTCCAGATCCTTCGGTGATTCGTGTGGGTAATACTTATTATATGAGTAGCACAACCATGCACATGAGTCCCGGTGTGCCCATCATGAAATCAACGGATCTTGTAAATTGGTCGCTGATTAATTACGCCTACAGCACATTGGATAACACCAGCGCGCTTAATTTGGAGAATGGTCAAAATGCCTATGGAAAAGGTTCCTGGGCTAGCAGTATTCGCTACGTGGATGGTACTTACTACGTCAGTACCTTCTCGTACACCACGAATAAAACCTATATCTACAAAACCCGCGATATTGAAAATGGCCCTTGGACAGTTTCCGCCTTGAATGGCTTGTATCACGACAGCTCATTGTTTTTTGAAAATGGTCGCGCATTTTTGGCTTATGGTATTGATGATATAAAAATTATCGAGCTAACGGCGGATGCATCAGCAATTAAACCGGGTGGATTAAACCAGACCATCATTACCAAATCGTCTTCTGTGGCGGGAACAAACTTTATTGTTCGTCCAGAGGGCACGCATTTGCAGAAAATCAATGGTCGCTATTACATCTCTTTAATTACTTGGCCATCAGGAAAATCGCGGACACAATTAATTTTCCGTTCCAATAATTTAACGGGGCCTTACGAGGGGCGCATTGCATTACAGGATCAAGGTGTAGCGCAAGGTGGATTGGTTGATACGCCCACTGGAAATTGGTATGCCTTTTTATTCCGCGATTCCGGTGCAGTAGGGCGAATTCCTTATTTGGTTCCTGTGAGCTGGCAAGATGGTTGGCCGGTAATGGGAGTTAGTGGCAAGGTTCCTCAAAAGTTGGGATTCGTCGTAGAGGATAAAAATCTGCGAGGCATAGTCACTGCCGATGAGTTTAACCAAGGTTCGCAAGGTTCCTCCAGCTTGCCATTGCAATGGCAATGGAATCACAACCCGGATAACAGTGGTTGGTCGTTATTGAATCGCCCTGGTTACTTGCGCCTTACTACCAAGCGCACCGCTGCTAATTTTGAAGTGGCACGCAATAGTCTTACACAGCGTACATTCGGCCCGCAAAGCTCAGCGCGCATTGCCATGGAAACTGCCGGCATGAAAGACGGTGATTATGCCGGGCTTGGCGCATTGCAAACGCGTTACGGTTTTGTTGGTGTAAACAAAACGGGAGGTAATAAATCCATTGTCATGGTGGACACCACATCCGGCTCGCCACAAGAAATTACTCGCATTGGTTTAAACCAGGATCGCGTGTATTTCCGCATTGATATGGATTTTCGTAACCAAACTGATCAGGGAAGGTTTTACTACAGTCTTGATGGTAATAACTGGACTGTGATTGGTAGCACCTTACGCATGACCTATGACCTGAAGCATTTTATGGGTTATCGCTTTGCTCTTTTCAATTACGCCACACAATCTACCGGTGGTTATGTGGACTTTGATTATTATCGGCTCGGTCAATAA
- a CDS encoding transposase translates to MARKKTQAYTEEFRREAVKRAEQEGNTTASVARDLGISAQQIYNWRRQFTRLSEKQFNSVAGVDYSKNESDELRQLKRRNAELEKELAFLKKAAAYFANQHE, encoded by the coding sequence ATGGCACGTAAAAAAACACAAGCTTATACCGAAGAGTTTCGCCGCGAAGCCGTTAAACGCGCAGAGCAGGAGGGCAATACCACTGCTTCAGTAGCGCGGGATCTCGGTATTAGTGCACAGCAAATTTACAACTGGCGCCGTCAGTTTACCCGTCTTTCTGAAAAGCAATTCAATTCGGTGGCGGGGGTCGATTATTCAAAAAATGAAAGTGATGAGCTGCGTCAATTAAAGCGAAGAAATGCAGAGCTTGAAAAAGAGTTGGCCTTCTTAAAAAAGGCAGCTGCGTACTTTGCGAACCAGCACGAGTGA
- a CDS encoding non-reducing end alpha-L-arabinofuranosidase family hydrolase yields the protein MNKQKYSANLLSQILRNTCGVIGLGMGLMVASSAVSAACTYSIESEWSSGYVANITVKNDTNAAVNNWSVNWQYATNRMTSGWNANFSGSSPYTATNMSWNGNIAAGQSVSFGFQVDKRGGSAERPSVNGALCSAATSSVPRSSSSANSSSSSMVASSVRSSVASSANASLPANNFAQNGGVESGLTNWGTTAGTVARSTADKRSGSASALITGRTAAWNGLTFNVGSLTNGNQYDVGVWVKLAPGTPDSVISLTAKRLDDSDTTTYNEYTRVATITASSTEWRLLQGYYTQLGSTAFQHFIIEATETTISYYADDFFITGDVVPGSSSSSSSSSSSSSTGQTCELKAPLRWTSTGPLISPKNQGWVSIKDPSVVKYNGTYHVYATYYDTSYKSMYTSFTDWNNAQQAPHTSMNGTRVGNAVAPQVFFFRPHNKWYLITQWPGTYATTDDIRNPNWSAKQRLLQGEPNGALDFWVICNDTHCYLYFSRDDGVLYVSKTTIGNFPNFSGYSIVMEDHRGNGNQYLFEAPNVYKLDGQNKYLLLVEAWPSGPRMFRSWTSSSLDGPWTPLADTDANPFAGNNNVEWPTGKWANGISHGELVRSGYDERLTVDPCNLEFLYQGESGTGSTYNTIPYKLGLLRLKK from the coding sequence ATGAATAAGCAAAAATACTCCGCCAATTTACTATCGCAAATCTTGCGCAATACCTGCGGTGTAATTGGTTTGGGGATGGGCCTTATGGTTGCATCCTCGGCGGTGTCGGCAGCATGTACTTACTCGATTGAAAGTGAATGGTCGAGTGGTTATGTTGCTAATATCACAGTAAAAAATGATACCAATGCAGCAGTTAATAATTGGAGTGTAAATTGGCAATACGCTACCAATCGTATGACTAGCGGTTGGAATGCCAATTTTTCTGGCAGCAGTCCCTATACGGCCACCAATATGAGTTGGAATGGCAATATTGCTGCAGGTCAGTCTGTATCATTTGGTTTTCAGGTTGATAAACGTGGTGGAAGCGCTGAGCGCCCCAGTGTGAATGGTGCTTTGTGTAGCGCTGCTACCAGTTCTGTACCACGCTCCAGTTCAAGCGCTAATTCAAGCTCCAGTTCAATGGTTGCATCCAGCGTGCGTAGCAGCGTTGCTTCATCGGCAAATGCTTCATTACCAGCCAATAACTTTGCACAAAATGGTGGCGTGGAATCTGGCCTGACTAATTGGGGAACCACCGCAGGAACTGTTGCTCGTTCAACAGCCGATAAGCGCAGTGGTTCTGCCAGTGCATTAATTACCGGGCGCACAGCGGCGTGGAATGGTTTGACATTTAATGTGGGTTCTCTCACTAACGGCAACCAGTATGATGTGGGTGTATGGGTAAAACTAGCGCCCGGCACACCGGATAGTGTTATCAGCCTGACAGCAAAACGCCTGGATGATTCGGATACCACAACCTATAACGAATACACTCGTGTGGCGACCATCACTGCATCATCTACCGAGTGGCGTTTGCTGCAAGGTTATTACACTCAGTTAGGTTCCACAGCATTCCAGCATTTCATTATTGAAGCGACAGAGACCACCATTAGTTATTATGCGGATGATTTTTTCATCACGGGTGATGTTGTTCCTGGCTCCAGTTCTTCCAGTAGCTCAAGCAGTTCCAGCAGCAGTACGGGCCAGACCTGTGAATTAAAAGCGCCGCTGAGATGGACATCGACTGGTCCATTAATCAGTCCAAAAAACCAGGGTTGGGTATCTATTAAAGATCCGTCGGTTGTGAAATATAACGGTACTTACCATGTGTATGCGACCTACTATGACACCTCCTACAAATCCATGTACACCAGCTTCACTGATTGGAACAATGCACAACAAGCACCGCATACTTCCATGAATGGTACTCGTGTTGGCAACGCTGTTGCACCACAGGTATTTTTCTTCCGTCCACATAACAAATGGTATTTGATTACCCAGTGGCCGGGTACTTATGCCACAACGGACGACATTAGAAACCCCAATTGGTCAGCCAAGCAGCGCTTGCTGCAAGGTGAACCTAATGGCGCCTTGGATTTCTGGGTGATTTGTAATGATACCCACTGCTATTTATATTTCTCACGCGACGACGGTGTGTTGTATGTATCCAAAACCACTATCGGCAATTTCCCCAATTTCTCCGGTTATTCCATCGTGATGGAAGATCATCGTGGCAATGGCAACCAGTATTTATTTGAAGCGCCTAACGTTTATAAATTGGATGGACAAAATAAATATTTGTTGTTGGTTGAAGCCTGGCCAAGTGGCCCACGTATGTTCCGCTCATGGACATCATCCAGTCTGGATGGCCCATGGACGCCACTGGCAGATACTGATGCAAACCCATTTGCAGGTAATAACAATGTGGAGTGGCCAACTGGTAAGTGGGCTAATGGTATCAGCCATGGCGAACTCGTTCGTTCCGGTTACGATGAGCGTCTGACGGTTGATCCATGCAACCTTGAATTCCTCTATCAAGGCGAATCAGGCACAGGCTCAACTTACAACACTATTCCTTATAAATTGGGTTTGTTGCGACTGAAGAAATAA